Genomic segment of Microcebus murinus isolate Inina chromosome 14, M.murinus_Inina_mat1.0, whole genome shotgun sequence:
GGTCTTCTTGCACTTGACGAACTTGTTGTGGTTCATCAGAGACACTCTGACAAACACACCTAGGGCGGCGCACACCAGTGGGCTGAGGAGGCGGGCAGGAGCCCAGCCCACCCAGGTGGTCCAGCCAGGGGGCTGTGCCCAACCCCAGTGCTGGGTCCCAGCAGCAGGAAGCGCTGGATGGGCGTGCTGCCTCACACCCCAGGGGCGCTccgctccctccctgctccttcctgtcTGGGGGACACGCCCACGGCTCAGGCTGGCTGGTTTACCAAAGCCTGGCGCCACATGCCCATGGGGACCACATGCATGCTGGGTCCTCTGGCCTGCTGGGGCCCCTTAAACACCTGCCTTTTCGGAGGGCTAAGATTTtgggggtggaggcagagggcTTTGGATCTGCAGCAggggatttgaatcccagctggCTTAGAGTGACCCAGATGCAAAGACCAGCAGGTGGCCGATGACCACCACCTCGCTGGGGCGACCCGTGTAGGGGTGGGATGTGTGGGGTGAGCCAGGGCCCTTTCCCTGGCTcctgtgctctgggaggctgggggacagGTGTACCACCTGCCCAGCATCGGTGCCCGAGTGCGTGGGCAGCCGCCCCTGGGGGGAGGAGTGCGGGCGCTGTCCTGGAAGAACCGGGGCCCTCAGCTGACAGAAAGGTGGCGTGCAGGTGGGCAGGCAGTTCTAGGAGCTAAGATGCTGCCTTGGGAAACTGGAGGGCCAGGACTTGGTCTTGGGGTCAGGTTAAAACccctggaggaggctgaggacaTGAAGCCTTGGGTTCAACATAGCAAGGGGCTTCTGGCTCCAGAACTGTCCACAAAGGGAGGGCCCATCCCATGAGGTAATGAGCCCTCTGTGATGGGGTATGTGCAAGCAGAAATTGGATGGTCAGGGGTGAGGGTCGGGCTCTAGCCCAGGCCCCAAGCTCAGCGGGCAGGATCTTCCCGAGGAGCAAAGGGGAAGAACTCACTGACAACACCCCTGTCCTCCTGGAGCCGGAGGCCCTTGGCACGCAGCACGACCACCGTCAGGCGGCTCAGGTAGTCATTGTAGCCGAGGCAGAACTGGAGGTCGCCAAACTccgagggaggctggggaggtggagaTGGAAGCACCCTAGCCTTGTCACTCTGACAGGTGCCCGGGGGCCACAGTGCCTGACAgtgctccctccttcccccagcagTGCAAAGGGCACAGCCACAGGGTCTCCTTTGAGCCCCACCTCCATTTActagatggggaaaccaaggtcTGGAGAGCTGAGGGACTTGCTAGTGGCGTGGACCAGACCTAAGGATCCGGAGCCAGGTCTATAGGATTCCAAAGCCTAGTCTGAGCCACCTATGCTTCCTGGGGCATGGGGCGACATTTCCCTGGGCTGGTCCGTTTGTGGGGTCACTTTCACAGCTGTGTGACCAGCATGAGCATCCAGACAAGGATATTTCAGGTGGCTCTAGTGTGAAAGGAACTCGGgtggccctccctgcccaggggcaGGCCCATCCCCCTCATGCAGCAGCGTGGGGCCTGGTCACTCTTCTTGTAGGGTGGTGTGCAGCACGTGAGGGCTGATGCCAGCTGACAGGTGCTGCGCCCTGTGCACACCTGCTGGCTGCCCGCGGCAGTGCTGACACTCAGGTGACCTCGACCTTACCTCCAGGCTCTCCGCCTCCAGGTCTCTCCAGATGACGCGCCGGCAGTCACCTGCCAGGGTCTCGTGCTTCAGGGGGAacagcacctggcccaggagCTGGTGTTTCCTCTGCCTGTCCACATGGTACACCGAGAACCTCAGTACCCTCTGGGTAACACTCTTGCTGGACACCTGGGGGAGACGTGGGTGTGGGGCATGAGAGGGTGTGACTCATTGTCCTGAGCACAGGCACTTTAGGGGAGGGGGTGTCAAGACCAGGGACCTACACCCCCAAACCAGGGCATTTTCAGGGAATCCTTCTCAGCAGTGGGGCTAAGTAGCCCAAGAAGTGGAGTGTGTGCCAGGGCCTTGCTACGCAGAGCGTGGCCCGAGGAGCCATGGCGTCCACTACCACCTGGGGCCGTGTTAGAACCATGGGAGCCATGAATAGGCACCTGCTATTTACAGGAGCTGCAGCTGTGACCTGCCTGCACAGTAAGCGTGAGGGCCTGGGCTGGAGCatgggcctggggcctgggacaCTGGCTTGCCCCCGCTCTCTGCATCGGGCACACCAGCTTGTCCCCGAGACTTGGCCTCCTCACCTTCGAAATGTGGACAACGCCCCAGTCACAGCACCTGACCCATTAATACTAATTTCAATACtgattttctcctctctccctttctccttcttccctttcccttctacAGCATGGTGGGGCGGGATCTAAttggggtgggatgggagggggaagTGGTGAGGCAAGAAAAATAAGCAGGCAAGCATGACATGTGGCCGTGCAGGCCAGCAAGGCAGCAGCCTCGGCTCTTGTCCTGAGAAGAGTGCATTCACCTGTTAATTCTCACAGCCTTGGCCCCAGGAGGGTGGCCCGGGACCAGGGCCCACAGCCCCCCTCTTCCCAGCTCTCTGCCAAGGAGGAAAGTGAGAACGGTGGTGCTGGCCTGGGCAGTCACACTCTTCCTGGAAGCTGGCCTCTCCTTACCTCTTCAGCCAGCCCGAGACAATGTTTGTCCAGGGCCTCTCAGCAGGTCTTGATTGCCGGTTTCCCCTATGGGGCCCCGGTCACCTGCCGCGGCTCCCAGGCCCCTGCACAACTGGCTCGGTGCTGACAGCCGTGCTGTATCTGGACCCTGAGCCAGCCAGCCCAAGGTGCAGCAACGGCTCCAGGATGGCTGGTGGACAGCTCCTGTTCCCACCTCCACCTTCCTTGGATCACCTTGCAAGAAACTCCACCCTGCTCGGGGCTTTGGGGTGCTTCCCCTGAACCccacagcccagggcctggcattcAGTAGGTGCTCCAAAagtatgttttctctttctctcctccagaCAGGAAAGGAAGAGCCCAGCCTTCTGGACACCCCCTCCAAgtctctcctccacccctccaTCAGGGCTCGGTTCCTCTGGGCCCTGTGCCTGTGGGCCGGGTAAGTAGAGCTGGTGCATCGAGGGTCCCAGTGGGGCTGCGGGGTGCTGGCTGGTACAGAAGGCTGGGGCTCCCCTGCACAATGCTTACTCCTTCCCTGGAGGCCAGAGAGCCCCGGGCCGCGCCTGCTCCAGAGGCCGTACCTGGAAGATGAAGTGCTCATCAAACTGCGGGTTGGAGGTTTTGCGTTTGGTCTTGGACTGGAGGAAGCGCCGCTCATCGGGCAGCAGGTGGAGCTTCACCAGGGGGCTGCAGGTCTCTGAGGGGGCTTGCAGCTGCCGTGCCTTGATCAAGCCCACCAGCAGCCGCTCGGCCTCCTGCTGGTATTCCACGGAGAACCACAGCCGCCCTAGGCAGCCAGCAGGGAAGTCGGTCTCACTCTTGTCCTCCGAGGACTTGTAGAGCTCTGGGTTGATGGTCCCCACCACGCATGTGTCTCCTGCAACGGAgggtgggagggctggcagggaagggaaggcaagggCATGGAGAGAGCAGCAAGCCCTGTCCGGCCCATCCCTCGCAGCAGCCTCAGCTGGCCGACCACatccgccccctcccctctccagacTGAACacatcccctctccccagccgCTCCTCCGGGAAGCCGCAGCACAAGGCGCTGCGCAGCCAGGCCCGGGCCCCAGCACAGTGCAGTGTTCACTTGACACTGCCCCACGCCCCTGCCCCTGTGCCCCACCCATCCCGGGAGGTCAGGGCTGCTCTCAGGGACGCGGTGCCCAGCACCTGGCCGGGCCCCTTTCCATGGCGTCTAGAGAATGACTCAGTAATAAAGTGTTGCCTGTTTTCTTCCACTTCAAATTAGAAGGGCCAAGCTGATTACTGGGTGGCTGCCGGGAAGGTCTCTTGGGGGAACTTCCGTGGTGGCAAAAAGCTGTGTTCCCAGCTCCTAGCATTCTGCCCTCCAGGTCGGCCAGCCCATCCTTCTGGAGCAGGGCCCTGCACAAGTTCTGCACCTGAATAGGCCTGGCTCCAAGGCCAGGTCTGTCGCTTACAGtctctatgaccttgggcaaggcaccGTTAAccttcttgagcctcagtttatgACTGTGTAAAATGGGGTGATAATTCCTCCCCCACAGGGTTGTGCTGAGGTCTCACTCCAAAATGGCACGAGGCCATCTCTCACCCCGCATTGGGTGCGGCAGGCACTTGGTAAACGAAAGTACCCAGAAAGAGTGGTCACCAGGCAATGCTGGCATCCCTGGCTGGTTCAGGCTATGTCTGGAGCTGGGCGGTGAGGCAGATGGGTCCCCCTGAGTGGACCCTGACCCCTGGGCATCCCCAGCGGGAGCACTCACCAGGGTTGCTGCTGGGGGCGTGAGGCAGGAGCTCcggggctgggcaggggtccTGTGGGGCCTGGGTCCACTCTCCACTGTGCAGGGGCACCCAGTCTCGGCCTCGGAGGGAAGGGGGCACCACAAACGGCACACCTGGAGGCCTGTCCAGAGGAGGGGGACGGCAAGTAGGTGGCAAGTGAGTGGTGCAGACTCAGAGCACCCAGCCAAGGGGGTTGAGCCCAGGCGCTGGAGGAAGAAAACCCAGTAGGAGCCAGGAGGTGGCAAGAGCACCATTTCCAGggcccacacccccacccccacccccgcccactcACAGTCAGATTCAAGGCCTCTGTCTGCCCAGGCAGCGGGACACCAGCCTGTCTGGGTTTTGATTCCTGTTCTACCTCTTACTAGTTGCTGTCTCTGGATCTGATACTTGTgtcccctgagcctcagtctcctcagctAGAAAATGGGGTTCATAATGCCTGTCACTAGCCTGTGGTGAAGTTTCTGGGCTTTCTTTGTGAAGGCTCCCAGCATGGTGGCCGGCACAGAGGAGGCACTCTATTGACAGGACTTCCCTTTCCACCCCGCCCCAAGGGAAACTCCACCAGGAGGGCCCCAGACCAAGGCCAGGAGCCCACCAGCCCCACATCCTGCCTCACCTGCTGGGCGGCGTCCTGGCATGCTGCTGGCAGAGCTTGTCCCCCAGTCCGCTGGAGGTGGCTGTGGTGGCCATGGCTGGTGTCCCTGGCAGCTCCTCATAGGCAAGGGTGGCACAGAGCCTCCTCCACAGACAGCAGCTCACCCCgaccaacagcagcagcagccccccGACGATGCCCCCAATCACCAGGGCCAGCTGCTCTGGGGGCAGAGACCACCAGGACTGTGCTGCCTGGGGGAAAGCTGTCCCCCTCACACCCCTGGCCTGCGGGGCACACGGGGGCAGCACCCACCCCCTGGGCTGGATCCCGGAGTGGCACAGAAGCAGGCTTCCGGTGTCTGCAGGGCAGGGTGCTGCTGGCTGGGCTCTGCCAGGTCTCGGCGGAAAAGCCTTTTCCCCTGGGGTCCCAGTGCCCTGGGCAGAGCACGCACGGTTGCCTGCGAAAGCAACCGGCCTTGGGATTCTGGCTGGAGGATTTCTTTGTGCTTCTCAATCAGACCTCCCCTCTtcgggggtgtgtgtgggggtgcggGGGTGCTTGGGTGGGCGCCGTGGCTGACGGAAAGCCCAGGAAGGAACCGCTGCCCTTGTTTGCATTCAGGGCTCCATCCTCCGGGGTCCCGGAACCTCCTGCGCGGCTGGACTCTGGTTCTGTAGCCTTCTCTAGCACCCACTCCCTTCCCAGCCCGCTACCAAGGGGAGCCCGTGCCCAGGGGAGGCGGTGGGAGGCGGTGGAGGTGAGGAGAGGGCAACGGGTATGAGAAACGGAGCCGCAGGTGCTCTTCGCTGCTGGCACCCTGCGGGGACCTAGGAGGCTTCCAGACGCATGGTCCCACTCAGCAGCTCAGGCTGGGCAAAGAAAGTGCGGGCTCCGGGGTCTGGACGGGGTGGGGTGGTGAGAAGTCGGGGCCCCCACACTTCTTAAGCTGCAACCGACTGCGAGGAGCGGGGAGCGAGACCCACTCTCCACTCCGTTCCAGCACCCGCCAAGAGCCGGGCGGGCGGAGGCAAGTCCTGGAACAGGCGGCAGAGGGTCGCCGCGCTGGGGCCAGGATGGGAGGCGGGGGCACTTACCCGCCATGGGGCTGCTCCGGCGGCCCTGGGGGCGCTGGCCCGGGCTGGGTCTCGCGGGCTGGGTCTCGGGGATCTCAGCGCCTGCAGCTGCGGCTTCGGCGCCAGCTCTTAACTCGCAGCCGGGGCAGTCGGACGTGCGCGGGGGCGGTCCGTCGTCGCGCCGCCGCCCTGCCGCGATGCTGGGGGCCACGCGCTGCATGGTTGGGGCCGGGACTCAGCGCCCCGAGGCCGCAGCTCCGCCCAGTCCGGCCCTGGCCTCGGCCCAGGAGGCCGCGGAGCCGATCGTGCGCTCCCGGAAACCGCAGGGCTCCGGCCAGGGCGGGCCTCGGGCGCCGGTGCCAGGGGCGCCCGGGGCTCCCTACCGCTTCGGACGGGCAGGGTTCGCGGATCGCCCCCTCCCAGAGGGCAGAGCTAAAGCCGTCTCCGCACACGTCGGACCGAGGGCGCATACCTGGCTCTTCACACCCAGTGGCTTTGGCGCGAGCCTGCGCCCTCCCCAGATCCTCCCCGGGCTGCGGCTGCGACCCTGCCTGGAGGGAGCCGTCCCGCTCCCAGGCCGAGTCTCCGCGCCTGCCAGCGCTCCAGCGTACGGCTCGCTGTCTCCGTGGACAAAGTAACCAGGGCGAGAGCACGATTCTCGAGTCGGACCTGGCTCGAGCCGGAACCTCGAGCTGGTTCCAACTCAGCTAACCCACTCGCCAGCGTGCGACTTGGACAATGTAACTTCCGCACTCTGGGCTCACTGCCCTCATGTGGGTTAATAGCAGCCCGCAAGAATGTATGTATGCAAGGGGCTCTTACAGCGGTCCCTGGCCCGCCGGTGACTTACAGTGTGTGCACGGGCACTTAAGACCGTGGCGCAGCGCCTCCCCGCCACTAACTGCTATGGTGATCATCTGATGGAGAGCAGCACCACCTGGGTCCCCCCGCACCCACAGCCCGTTACTGTGGCGGTTTCTAGAACTCTGGGCCTGCGCCCACCAGCCCAGGTTGGAGATCACAGCCTTGATAGAGGGGCTTTCGTAAGGGCCCGCGCGGCGCCGCCCAGTCCATGGATGGGAAGCTAGTCGGGGGTGGGGAACGTCTGAGACCTGAGGCGTTTGTAAGTGGAGACCAAaaggagtgtgtgtgagtgtgagtgtgagagacagagtgtgtgtgtgtatgtgtgtgtggcggcagcgGGGATGGGCCTTGTTTTGCAGCTTTGAAGGCTGTGTCCAAAGAGAGCCCCGGCCCTGCTCCCCTGCGCACGGGGCGCCTACAGCCAGGGCGAGCAGGCCGGCAGTGCGCCTGAGGCCCCGCCCGCCGGGGCTTTGGATCGCCTCAGGTGGGATGGGTGGTAAACTGGGGTCCCCCTCACCTCCCTGGGGCAGGGTCTGGGAGCCATTGGTGCACCTGTGTGTGGAGGCAGCAGCCACTCACCTTCTGGGGTCTGGATGGGGGGTGGTGAGAAGGTGGGACCCCCACACAGTTTGCCCAGCGActggcagggaggagctgggcctCGCTGTCCATTCCAccctggcctgggcctggcagggcaTGGCCCCAccagcctccttcctctctcGCCTGCCGTCTGGGCAGTCAGGTTGGCCGCAGTGTCTGGAGAATCCCAGGCCCTGACTTCTGCTTCTCCCAGTGACCGTGGGTGGGGCCGTGTCTCAGGAAATAGGGCCGGCCCTCCCCCCAGACCCCCATGTTCCCCCTCAGGTCTGAGTTAGATATGTTTccgtattagtttcc
This window contains:
- the LOC105884284 gene encoding synaptotagmin-15 — translated: MAEQLALVIGGIVGGLLLLLVGVSCCLWRRLCATLAYEELPGTPAMATTATSSGLGDKLCQQHARTPPSRPPGVPFVVPPSLRGRDWVPLHSGEWTQAPQDPCPAPELLPHAPSSNPGDTCVVGTINPELYKSSEDKSETDFPAGCLGRLWFSVEYQQEAERLLVGLIKARQLQAPSETCSPLVKLHLLPDERRFLQSKTKRKTSNPQFDEHFIFQVSSKSVTQRVLRFSVYHVDRQRKHQLLGQVLFPLKHETLAGDCRRVIWRDLEAESLEPPSEFGDLQFCLGYNDYLSRLTVVVLRAKGLRLQEDRGVVSVFVRVSLMNHNKFVKCKKTSAVLGSINPVYNETFSFKTDATELDTASLSLTVMQSLEGDKSRPLGRVVVGPYMYTRGRELEHWDQMLSRPKELVKRWHALGPASEP